The sequence CCTCCCGCTGAGCAACCGATCAAATTTGAGTAGTAACTCAATATTTGTGTTAGCGTTTCCTGTGTAGCTTGCGCGCAGGTCTCGGCACGGTACTGGAGGTGGTCGCGTGCCTCGCTCTTGTCGAAGCCCGTCGGCCCTTCTTCCAGCACCACGAGCGCGAAGCCGGTGCGCAACCTTTCGGTCAGCTGTCTGACGAGCACCACCGTTCTCCGGGCGAAGGTCACGGTCGTGAGCACACCGCACCGTTTCACCTTCCCCCATGCTGCCGCATCGACTTCCCACAGAGATGGAACACACTATGGAACATCACCAGGCGGACCTCGTCATCGTGGGCGGAGGCCTTGGCGCGGTAGCCGCGGCGCGCGCGGCTACGCGGCTGGGTCGGACGGCGATCATCGCGACCCCGGGGGACTGGCTGGGAGGCCAGTTGACGGAGCAGGGCGTTCCACCAGACGAACATCCGTGGATCGAGACCGAGACGATCTCGGCCGGCTACCGCGAACTTCGTGAGCGCATTCGCGATCACTACCGGCGGCACTATCCGCTCACCGACGAGGCTCGGGCAGACGAGCGTCTCAACCCCGGCGGGGGCTGGGTATCGCAGTTGTGTCATGAGCCACGAGTCGCGGCCGTGGTCTTGGAGGAAGTGCTCGCACCTGCCATCGAATCCGGGCAACTCGCCGTGCTGCGCAACTGCTCACCGGTGACGGTGACGCGCTCGGCGGACACGGTTCGTTCGGTGACGGTCAAGGACGACGCCGGAATGCTGCACGAACTCACCGGCCACTTCGTCCTTGACGCGACCGAATTGGGTGATCTGCTCGCCCTCGGCGACATTCCCCACGTGATCGGCGCCGAGTCGCGTGAGCAGACCGGTGAGCTGCACGCTCTCGAGCACCCGGACCCCCGCGATCAGCAGGCCATCACCTGGTGCGCCGCGGTGGAGTATCGGCCCGGTGAGTCACATGTGGTGGATCGACCGGCGGGGTATGAGCGCTGGCGCGACACTCTCGACCCACGATGGCCGGGCTCGCAGCTCTCCTGGACCGATGTGCATCCGATCACCCTCGAGGACCGGTACCAGCCGCTGTTCGTCGGGGAACCTGAAGCGGCGGTACATCGTGATGACCGCGATCTGTGGCATTTCCGGCGCATCCTGGCCCGGAGCAAGTTCGACTCCTCCTACACGGGCGGCGAGATCACGCTCATCAACTGGCCGCACACGGACTACTGGGGCCTCCCACTGTTGGGTGTCTCCGAGGAGGTCCGGAAGAAGGCGCTGGACGAATCCCGCGACCTGACCCTGTCTTTCATCCACTGGATGCAGACAGAGGCACCGCGCAGCGACGGTGGTCACGGCTATCCCGAACTACGGCTTCGAGGCGATGTGCTCGGTACCGACGACGGTCTGGCACGCGAGCCCTACATTCGTGAATCCCGGCGTATCAAGGCCCTGTTCACGGTGACGGAGGCGCACATCGGTTGCGAGATGCGCGGGGAGGGCGCCGGTTCCGAGTTGTTCCCGGACAGCGTGGGCATCGGCCACTACCGCATCGATCTGCACCCGTCGACCTCGGGCCGGAACTACGTAGACATCTCCTGCTTCCCGTTCCAGATCCCGCTCGGCGCACTCGTGCCGATCGGCACCGTGAACCTGCTGGCTGCAAACAAGAACATCGGCACCACCCACATCACGAACGGTGCCTATCGGCTTCATCCAGTCGAATGGTCCATCGGAGAAGCGGCGGGGGCACTTGCCGCCCACTGTCTGAGCAGCACGCTGACCCCCGCACAGGTACGCGAGAGCGCACCAGACCTCCGCCGGTTTCAGGACACCCTTACCAGCGAGCTGGGGATTCCGCTCGCCTGGCCGGACGAGATCCGCCGCACCGGGAAGCCGGACGCGCCGGCCCGCCGACCGGTCCGGTAGTCGGCCCGCGGCGGGCCAGGCCGAGTGAGGGGGTTACGCGGGGGTGAAGCCGAAGACCTTGCCGTAGAAGGCGAGCTCGGCGGTCAGCGCCCGCTCGTTGGAGACCGCTTTGCGGAAGCCATGCCCTTCACCCTCGAACAGGTGCACCTCCACCTCGTGCCCGGCGGCGCGCACCGCAGCGGCCATCTCCTCCGCCTGGTTGGGTGGCACCACCCGGTCCTGAGCGCCTTGAAAGATGATCATCGGCGCCGTCAGCGAGGCCACGTGGTGGATGGGGGAGCGGTCCCGGTAGATCGCGGCGGCCTCCGGATACGGGCCCACCAGTCGGTCCAGGTAGCGGGACTCGAACTTGTGCGTCTGTGCCGCCAGGGCCTCCAAGTCGCCGATACCGAAGTAGCTGGCACCGGCGGCGAAGGTGTCGGTGAAGGTCAGCGCGGACAGGGTGGTAAAACCTCCGGCACTGCCACCCCGGATCGCCATCCGGGCGGAGTCCACGAGCCCGCGGTCGGCCAGTGCCTGGGCACCTGCCGCGCAGTCGGCCACGTCCACGATGCCCCATCGTCCGCGCAGCCGGTCCCGGTAGCTGCGGCCATACCCGGTGCTGCCGGTGTAGTTCACGTCCAGGACCGCGAAGCCGCGGCTGGTCCAGTACTGGGTGCCGGCATCGAACCCGGGAAGGGACGCCCCGGTGGGTCCACCGTGGGAGAGCACCAGCAGCGGCGGCAGCTCGCCGTCCGGCCCGGCCACGGCGCCGGCCGGCGGGTAGAAGAAGCCATGGGCGATCCCGGTACCCGAGCTCCAGCTGACCCCTTCGGCTACTGAGACCCACTCCGGCGGCACGCTCAGCTCACTGCTGGAGCGCAGCACGTTCACCTGGCCCTGAGCCAGATCCAGTTCCACCACGGCCGCGGCGTCGGTGTCGGAGCGGCCGACGAACACCACCCGGCCATCGGCGGCGGCTACCGATCCGATCGGCTGCCAGGGACCGTCCCACGCCTCCAACGCGCCGTTCGCGGTGCGCACTGCGGCCAGGTGGCGGCGTCCGGCCGCGGTATAGGCGGCCATCAGGTGGCCGGAATCCAGCACGCAGAGGGTGTGGGTGCCCAGCTGCCACTGCGGCAGGGTGAACTCGGCCTCGGCCGGGTGCAGGTGACGGGTGCGCAGCTCCCCGTCGCGCTGCTCGCTGCGGTACAGGTTCCACCAGCCGGTGCGGTCATCGACGTGCACCAGATCGCCATCGGTGGTCCACACCGGTTCGGCCACCGAGATCCCAGCACCTCCGGCCAGGGTGCGGCGATGGACCAGCCGGGCTCCGCCGTCGGTGACCGAGGCGATCTGCAGCCGGCTCGCGTCCCACGGCATGTCCGGATGAGACCAAGCGATCCAGGCGAGCACAGCGCCGTCGGGGCTCAGCCGGGGTGCGGCCACGAAGTCCTCGCCACGCACCAGGGTGGCGAGCAGGCCCGGATCGTGGGCAGCGGACCCGTCCAGCGGGATAGACACCAGCGTGGTGGCCGGGTCGGTCCGGAACTCACCCGGACCACCGTGGTCTTCGGCGACGGCGTAGAGCACCTCGCGGAGGTGGTCCACCTCCAGGTCGGCGTACCGGCGCCCGTCCGCCGGCACCAAGGCGATCGGCTCGGCCCAGCCGTCACCGTCGGCGTCTATCCGGTAGAGCCGGTCGTCGGCATGCGCACTGAGCACCACTCCGGTGGCGGTGAGCGCGTAGCTACCGCCGCCATACTCGTTCACCCGGGTGCGGACCGCCACGGGTTCGTCCTGGCCGCTGCGCCCCGGCCAGCACACCCGGGTCAGCGCCCCGCTGGAGTCGCGGCGGACCAGGAACGAACGCCCGGCCCCAGGATCGGACTCCACCCAGTAGGTCTCCGGCCCAGCGGCGCGCACCTCGCTCAGGCCGCGGGCGCCAGCGGCCAGATCGGCGGCGCTGATCGGCGCGGGCCACGACCCGTACGGCAGCTGCGGGTGCTGCTCGACGCCGCTGCGGGCGGGCGGGAGCCCGGTCATCGGGGAATCCGCTGTCATCCGCGCTCTCACCAGCCGGCCGGGAGCGGTCGGCCCTCGTCGTATCCGGCGGCGGACTGCAGGCCCACCACCGCCCGTTCGGCGAACTCCGCCATCGAGGTGGCCCCGGCGTAGGTGCAGGCGCTGCGCAGTCCGGCCGTGATGTGGTCGAGCAGGTCCTCCACCCCCGGGCGCTCCGGATCCAGGTACATCCGGGAGGAGGAGATGCCCTCTTCGAACAGCGACTTGCGAGCCCGGGCGAATGCCGTGGAATCGGCGGCCGTGCGTGCAGCCACCGCGCGAGCCGAGGCCATCCCGAAGCTCTCCTTGTAGGCACGGCCGTCGGCATCGTGGTGCAGGTCCCCGGTGGATTCGTGCGTCCCGGCGAACCAGGACCCGACCATCACCTGGGATGCCCCAGCAGCCAACGCCAAGGCGACGTCCCGGGGGTGCCGGACTCCGCCGTCGGCCCACACGTGGGCGCCCAGCTCGCGGGCGCGCTGGGCGCACTCCAGCACCGCGGAGAACTGCGGCCGCCCGACGGCGGTCATCATCCGGGTGGTGCACATCGCGCCCGGTCCCACCCCGACCTTCACGATGTCCGCACCGGCCTCGACCAGGTCGCTCACCCCCTCGGCGGTGACCACGTTCCCGGCCACCAGCGGCACCTGCGGATCGAGTGACCGCACTGCGCGCAGCGCGTCCAGCATCTTCGACTGGTGCCCGTGCGCGGTGTCCACCACCAGCGTGTCCACCCCGGCCTCGAGCAGACCCCGGGCGCGGGCGGCCACGTCACCGTTCACCCCGATCGCTCCGGCCACCCGCAGTCGCCCGGAGGCGTCCAGGGCGGGAGCGTAGATCGAGGATCGCAGTGCACCGATCTTCGTGAGCACGCCGGCCAACCGGCCCTCGGCATCGGTCACCGGGGCAAACCGGCGCCGCGCGGACTCCTGCGCCTCGTACGCCGTCTCCAGCGCGTCCGGACCGGTGAGCACATCCAGGGTGAGCATGGTGGGATCTGGCGTCATCACCTGTGCGGCCTGGGTGAACTGGTCCACGCCCTGGCAGTCCGAACGCGTGACCACACCCACCGGGCGGCCGTCGTCGACCACCACGGCTGCGCCGTGGGAGCGCTTGTCGATCAGGGTGAGCACCGTGTGCACCGTGTCGTGGCGGTCCACGGTCACCGGGGTCTCCAGCACCGGGTGCGCCGCCTTGATCTCGCCGATCGTGCGCTGCACCTGGTCCAGGGCCACATCCTGAGGGAGCACCGCCATCCCGCCGCGCCGGGCGACCGTCTCGGCCATCCGCCGGCCGCTGATCGCGGTCATGTTCGCCACCACCACCGGAATGGTGGTGCCGGTGCCATCTCCGGTGGTCAGGTCAACGTCGAACCGAGAGGAGACCTGGGAGTAGGAGGGGACGAGGAACACGTCCCCGTAGGTGAGGTCGTGTCCGCTGGAATGGCCGGGCAACATGCGCATGCTCGTAGCCTAAGCGGTGCGCGGGTCACC is a genomic window of Ruania zhangjianzhongii containing:
- a CDS encoding FAD-dependent oxidoreductase, translated to MEHHQADLVIVGGGLGAVAAARAATRLGRTAIIATPGDWLGGQLTEQGVPPDEHPWIETETISAGYRELRERIRDHYRRHYPLTDEARADERLNPGGGWVSQLCHEPRVAAVVLEEVLAPAIESGQLAVLRNCSPVTVTRSADTVRSVTVKDDAGMLHELTGHFVLDATELGDLLALGDIPHVIGAESREQTGELHALEHPDPRDQQAITWCAAVEYRPGESHVVDRPAGYERWRDTLDPRWPGSQLSWTDVHPITLEDRYQPLFVGEPEAAVHRDDRDLWHFRRILARSKFDSSYTGGEITLINWPHTDYWGLPLLGVSEEVRKKALDESRDLTLSFIHWMQTEAPRSDGGHGYPELRLRGDVLGTDDGLAREPYIRESRRIKALFTVTEAHIGCEMRGEGAGSELFPDSVGIGHYRIDLHPSTSGRNYVDISCFPFQIPLGALVPIGTVNLLAANKNIGTTHITNGAYRLHPVEWSIGEAAGALAAHCLSSTLTPAQVRESAPDLRRFQDTLTSELGIPLAWPDEIRRTGKPDAPARRPVR
- a CDS encoding S9 family peptidase, which codes for MTADSPMTGLPPARSGVEQHPQLPYGSWPAPISAADLAAGARGLSEVRAAGPETYWVESDPGAGRSFLVRRDSSGALTRVCWPGRSGQDEPVAVRTRVNEYGGGSYALTATGVVLSAHADDRLYRIDADGDGWAEPIALVPADGRRYADLEVDHLREVLYAVAEDHGGPGEFRTDPATTLVSIPLDGSAAHDPGLLATLVRGEDFVAAPRLSPDGAVLAWIAWSHPDMPWDASRLQIASVTDGGARLVHRRTLAGGAGISVAEPVWTTDGDLVHVDDRTGWWNLYRSEQRDGELRTRHLHPAEAEFTLPQWQLGTHTLCVLDSGHLMAAYTAAGRRHLAAVRTANGALEAWDGPWQPIGSVAAADGRVVFVGRSDTDAAAVVELDLAQGQVNVLRSSSELSVPPEWVSVAEGVSWSSGTGIAHGFFYPPAGAVAGPDGELPPLLVLSHGGPTGASLPGFDAGTQYWTSRGFAVLDVNYTGSTGYGRSYRDRLRGRWGIVDVADCAAGAQALADRGLVDSARMAIRGGSAGGFTTLSALTFTDTFAAGASYFGIGDLEALAAQTHKFESRYLDRLVGPYPEAAAIYRDRSPIHHVASLTAPMIIFQGAQDRVVPPNQAEEMAAAVRAAGHEVEVHLFEGEGHGFRKAVSNERALTAELAFYGKVFGFTPA
- a CDS encoding GuaB1 family IMP dehydrogenase-related protein, with protein sequence MRMLPGHSSGHDLTYGDVFLVPSYSQVSSRFDVDLTTGDGTGTTIPVVVANMTAISGRRMAETVARRGGMAVLPQDVALDQVQRTIGEIKAAHPVLETPVTVDRHDTVHTVLTLIDKRSHGAAVVVDDGRPVGVVTRSDCQGVDQFTQAAQVMTPDPTMLTLDVLTGPDALETAYEAQESARRRFAPVTDAEGRLAGVLTKIGALRSSIYAPALDASGRLRVAGAIGVNGDVAARARGLLEAGVDTLVVDTAHGHQSKMLDALRAVRSLDPQVPLVAGNVVTAEGVSDLVEAGADIVKVGVGPGAMCTTRMMTAVGRPQFSAVLECAQRARELGAHVWADGGVRHPRDVALALAAGASQVMVGSWFAGTHESTGDLHHDADGRAYKESFGMASARAVAARTAADSTAFARARKSLFEEGISSSRMYLDPERPGVEDLLDHITAGLRSACTYAGATSMAEFAERAVVGLQSAAGYDEGRPLPAGW